Proteins encoded together in one uncultured Desulfosarcina sp. window:
- a CDS encoding CvpA family protein produces the protein MIVILAYGVIRGIFRGLVRELASIVGVLGGFYAAYTYYPHIAKLISPWITNPAYLNIVSYMVLFLAVVIIVGILAVVIKYLLNIAYLGWVDRVSGALFGGVKAALIVSVLFIVLTAFLPKGAPIIKDAASSPIVATVSEVLAKVISKDMKSNFTQKIKALRTSWQNR, from the coding sequence GTGATCGTCATTTTGGCGTATGGGGTGATTCGTGGTATTTTCAGGGGATTGGTAAGAGAACTGGCTTCGATTGTGGGTGTTCTGGGAGGATTTTACGCCGCATATACCTACTACCCCCACATAGCCAAGCTGATCTCCCCGTGGATCACCAATCCGGCATACCTGAATATCGTAAGTTATATGGTCCTTTTTTTGGCTGTAGTGATCATCGTGGGCATTCTTGCCGTGGTCATCAAGTATCTGCTCAATATTGCTTATCTGGGATGGGTGGATCGCGTTTCCGGGGCCTTGTTCGGGGGGGTGAAGGCCGCGTTGATCGTTTCCGTGCTTTTTATCGTGCTGACCGCATTTCTGCCCAAAGGCGCTCCTATTATTAAGGATGCCGCCTCATCCCCAATTGTGGCTACCGTATCGGAAGTCCTGGCAAAGGTCATTTCGAAAGACATGAAATCTAATTTCACACAAAAAATCAAGGCGTTACGCACATCTTGGCAAAATCGTTAA
- a CDS encoding PhoH family protein, with amino-acid sequence MDAVTQSKQTRLTFSDIELARQLFGEQDGHLKRLADQLGIHIHARGNAVNLKGEDESVDLSRRVLEQLYGLLKEKYPVYPNDIDYALRILKKDHTADLKKIFLDTVYITAKKRAITPRNQSQKAYIEAIRNFDLVFGIGPAGTGKTYLAMAMAVSALSKGTVNRIILTRPAVEAGESLGFLPGDLTEKVDPYLRPLYDALHDMMRFEKVAALMQNGVIEVAPLAFMRGRTLNEAFIILDEAQNTTTEQMKMFLTRIGFNSKAVVTGDITQIDLPSGKSSGLIEAKAILTPVTGIQFIHFTKQDVVRHRLVQDIINAYELLEARRNAK; translated from the coding sequence ATGGATGCAGTCACACAAAGCAAGCAGACTCGACTGACATTTTCCGACATCGAACTGGCTCGCCAGCTTTTCGGAGAACAGGATGGTCATTTAAAGCGGCTTGCCGATCAATTGGGGATTCATATCCATGCCCGGGGCAATGCGGTCAATCTCAAGGGTGAAGATGAATCCGTCGATCTGTCGCGTCGGGTGTTGGAGCAGCTTTATGGCCTGCTCAAGGAAAAGTATCCCGTCTACCCCAACGACATCGATTATGCCCTGCGGATCCTCAAGAAAGATCACACCGCCGACCTAAAAAAGATTTTTCTGGATACCGTTTATATTACCGCCAAAAAGCGTGCGATTACCCCGAGGAACCAGAGCCAGAAGGCGTATATCGAGGCCATTCGCAACTTCGATCTTGTCTTCGGCATCGGTCCGGCTGGAACGGGAAAGACCTATCTGGCCATGGCCATGGCCGTATCCGCACTGAGCAAAGGAACGGTCAATCGCATCATCCTCACGCGACCCGCTGTGGAAGCCGGAGAATCCCTGGGGTTTTTGCCGGGCGATCTCACTGAAAAGGTGGACCCTTATCTGCGCCCGCTTTACGATGCGCTTCACGATATGATGCGATTTGAAAAAGTCGCCGCCTTAATGCAAAATGGCGTGATTGAAGTCGCACCGCTGGCATTCATGCGGGGAAGAACGCTCAACGAGGCGTTCATCATTCTGGACGAGGCCCAGAACACTACCACCGAACAGATGAAAATGTTTCTGACCCGAATCGGATTCAATTCCAAAGCCGTGGTTACCGGCGACATCACCCAGATCGACCTCCCGTCGGGCAAATCCTCCGGCCTCATCGAAGCCAAGGCGATCTTAACCCCGGTCACGGGAATACAATTTATCCATTTCACCAAACAAGACGTCGTCCGACACCGGCTGGTCCAGGATATCATCAACGCCTACGAATTGCTGGAAGCCAGACGGAACGCCAAATGA
- a CDS encoding class II fructose-bisphosphate aldolase, which produces MTTSSNDFTKALAVGRPPNIQKLFPNSKALLVSGKFIDLGMIKKTNAICMAANGRSTLIIRGALRAAQRANSALIIEIARSEGGANAYCATNYWNMARIVDAMCNELGITVPIAVHADHYGIKSKDDIPQAKIEIPTMFEAGLTSIAVDASHLPDDQNLLTNLELKPLIPDWAGLETEIGEIKGKEGLSTKEEALFLIQGLNANGIFPNWIALNNGSVHGIEASGQGIQVGLTQEIHEALIPYHVSGAQHGTSGNSSQRLREIANKTRTTKANVATALQMISWGLEVNDDGNAALDKNGNFIKTADQGVSEAMWTQMVAYADEKGWKGGNYKKLNLPFENKLMGQPKEIRQRMEDRVEAFVYNMLANVLNAQDSADTTIESILEADSFDPGPKAQRIEDPREWTPEKIAQQAASLETNEGPEGDFDD; this is translated from the coding sequence ATGACAACATCTTCCAATGATTTCACTAAAGCGCTTGCAGTGGGCCGCCCGCCCAATATCCAGAAACTGTTCCCCAACTCCAAGGCCCTGCTGGTAAGCGGAAAGTTCATCGATTTGGGCATGATCAAGAAAACCAATGCCATCTGCATGGCCGCCAACGGCAGAAGCACCTTAATTATTCGAGGCGCCCTGAGAGCTGCCCAGCGGGCCAATTCGGCCCTGATTATCGAAATTGCACGGTCCGAAGGGGGGGCCAACGCATATTGTGCGACCAATTATTGGAACATGGCCCGAATTGTGGACGCGATGTGCAACGAGTTGGGCATCACCGTACCGATTGCCGTGCATGCCGACCATTACGGCATCAAAAGCAAAGATGACATTCCCCAGGCCAAAATCGAAATTCCCACCATGTTCGAAGCGGGGCTTACTTCCATCGCCGTGGATGCCTCCCATCTTCCCGACGACCAGAATCTTCTGACCAACCTCGAACTGAAGCCGCTGATCCCGGACTGGGCGGGGTTGGAAACGGAGATCGGCGAAATCAAGGGGAAAGAAGGGTTATCCACAAAAGAAGAAGCGCTTTTCCTGATTCAGGGTTTGAATGCCAATGGCATCTTTCCCAACTGGATTGCGCTGAACAACGGCAGCGTTCATGGCATCGAGGCCAGCGGCCAGGGAATTCAGGTGGGCCTGACCCAAGAAATCCACGAAGCCCTGATCCCCTATCATGTTTCAGGTGCCCAGCACGGCACCTCCGGCAACAGCTCCCAACGTCTCAGGGAAATCGCCAATAAGACCCGTACCACCAAAGCCAATGTGGCCACGGCCCTGCAGATGATTTCATGGGGCCTTGAAGTCAATGACGACGGTAATGCCGCGCTGGACAAAAATGGCAATTTCATTAAAACTGCGGACCAGGGCGTCTCGGAAGCCATGTGGACCCAAATGGTCGCCTATGCCGACGAAAAGGGATGGAAAGGCGGCAACTACAAGAAGCTGAATCTTCCCTTCGAAAACAAACTGATGGGCCAGCCCAAAGAAATCCGCCAGAGAATGGAAGACCGGGTTGAAGCGTTTGTGTACAACATGCTGGCCAACGTACTCAACGCCCAAGACTCTGCCGATACGACCATTGAATCCATACTGGAAGCCGACAGCTTCGATCCGGGTCCCAAGGCCCAACGCATCGAAGATCCTCGAGAATGGACTCCGGAAAAAATCGCCCAACAGGCCGCTTCATTGGAAACCAATGAAGGGCCGGAGGGAGACTTTGACGACTGA
- a CDS encoding DUF4124 domain-containing protein yields the protein MKKIILAIFSILLPLLFAAYSSADIYKYIDENGQKRWTDDLSQVPVEQRNSAERMETGETFETPADAKADDAAPPEPADKMEAAPPDTDEPNREALEKEKTALDTMYEELLREREQIEKAKAEAGEAMAQGDLRKKITAYNEKADTYEKRLKAFNDNVNKYNQRIQPNTENQ from the coding sequence ATGAAAAAGATAATACTGGCAATCTTTTCGATACTTTTACCATTGCTATTCGCCGCCTATTCCAGCGCCGACATTTACAAATACATCGACGAAAATGGCCAAAAACGCTGGACCGACGACTTGAGCCAGGTGCCGGTGGAGCAAAGGAATTCGGCGGAGCGCATGGAAACCGGGGAGACGTTCGAAACGCCGGCGGACGCTAAAGCCGACGACGCTGCCCCGCCGGAGCCCGCCGATAAAATGGAAGCAGCACCTCCCGATACGGATGAACCGAATCGGGAGGCATTGGAAAAAGAAAAAACCGCTCTGGACACCATGTACGAAGAGCTTCTCCGGGAAAGGGAGCAGATTGAAAAGGCCAAAGCCGAGGCCGGTGAAGCTATGGCGCAAGGAGATCTGAGAAAAAAAATCACCGCATATAATGAGAAGGCGGATACTTACGAAAAGAGGTTAAAAGCCTTCAACGACAATGTGAACAAGTACAACCAGCGAATCCAACCGAATACGGAAAACCAGTGA
- a CDS encoding HDIG domain-containing metalloprotein — MRERKKETIDRFFNLNPHIRWGLLAFIAIVFTVALYPSLVVQKHHYAIGDVVQSDVKASRDFFIEDEKATEVYRRQAVDNILTVYDLNPKILKSTVDGLNEAFSRMQAAYEMERKKIEEESRPLTDPEMESQPAPVEPADVPDLPMVPLSERMQAQKNLFEDKIDIEVSDGAFAILTEHGFSEEITRLLTTIVTQVLSKGVVANKEVLLKETDNGITLRNVETMTETHVLNLKQFYGPDQAKTMVRIVADPLLKGMNYALLNLIVDFAQRMIQPNITPNIHETEARKKIAAEQVKPVITMIKKGEMLLREGERVTSLQLRKLETMEGQADIHPVPLAGAGAATMLATLLIIQYHVRLERRMVSFNFGNKDLLFLACVMVALIVVVKFATTLPEDWFLGLPLTRPASPVGFGIPLAAGAMIVRLFMDRETSLIFSLVLALAASMMLQGGLETFIYFILGCTMATWWLEDCRERKIIIKTGAKLGFLNAFLAVVIDLYLGVTSWNQLPFDATVAFWGGVGAGIITAGMAPVVEMLFHYTTDITLLELANLDRPILRRLMLEAPGTYHHSVVVGSLVEAAATEIGANPILAKVCGYYHDIGKLKQPLYFIENQSDGHNRHDKLAPSMSALILIAHVKNGVELARKNKLGQVIIDAIQQHHGTSTISYFYEKAKKAKGEEAVKIDDFRYPGPRPQTREAGLVMLADVVEAASRTLENPTPSRIQGLVQNLINKIFSDGQLDHCELTLKDLHLIANSYNKILNGIHHHRIEYQESADTASEKGKHASTDRRPSRPPQAGERRYPDDRKARIKRLGLP; from the coding sequence ATGCGCGAGCGTAAAAAAGAAACCATCGATCGTTTTTTCAACCTGAATCCCCATATTCGCTGGGGGCTGCTGGCATTTATTGCGATTGTTTTCACCGTCGCACTTTACCCGAGCCTGGTGGTGCAAAAACACCACTATGCCATCGGCGATGTCGTCCAGTCCGACGTGAAGGCCTCCCGGGATTTTTTCATCGAAGACGAGAAGGCCACCGAGGTCTACCGCAGGCAGGCCGTGGACAATATTCTCACGGTCTACGATCTCAATCCCAAGATCCTGAAAAGCACCGTCGACGGCCTGAACGAAGCATTCTCACGGATGCAGGCCGCCTATGAAATGGAACGCAAAAAAATCGAGGAAGAATCCCGACCCCTGACGGATCCCGAAATGGAATCCCAACCGGCGCCCGTCGAACCCGCCGATGTACCCGACCTGCCGATGGTGCCTCTATCCGAAAGGATGCAAGCCCAGAAAAACCTTTTCGAGGATAAAATCGACATCGAAGTCAGCGACGGGGCCTTTGCCATCCTTACCGAACATGGCTTTTCCGAGGAAATTACCAGGCTTTTGACCACCATCGTCACCCAGGTGCTCTCCAAAGGGGTGGTGGCCAACAAAGAGGTGCTGTTAAAGGAAACGGACAACGGCATCACCCTGCGCAACGTAGAAACCATGACCGAGACCCACGTATTGAATTTAAAGCAGTTTTACGGACCGGACCAGGCCAAGACAATGGTCCGGATCGTGGCCGACCCGTTGCTCAAAGGGATGAATTACGCATTGCTGAACCTCATCGTGGATTTTGCCCAGCGGATGATTCAGCCCAATATCACCCCGAACATCCATGAAACCGAAGCCAGGAAAAAGATCGCCGCGGAGCAGGTCAAACCGGTGATCACCATGATTAAAAAAGGAGAGATGCTGCTCCGGGAAGGAGAACGGGTCACCTCCCTGCAGCTGCGCAAGCTGGAAACGATGGAGGGTCAGGCAGACATCCATCCGGTCCCCCTTGCCGGCGCCGGCGCGGCCACCATGCTGGCGACCCTGTTGATCATTCAATACCATGTCCGGCTCGAACGTCGGATGGTGTCCTTCAACTTCGGCAACAAGGACCTGCTTTTTCTGGCGTGCGTCATGGTTGCCCTGATTGTCGTGGTGAAATTCGCGACCACCCTGCCCGAGGACTGGTTTCTCGGACTGCCGCTGACCCGTCCGGCCAGCCCGGTCGGGTTCGGCATCCCCCTGGCCGCCGGCGCCATGATCGTCCGCCTGTTCATGGACCGGGAAACCTCCCTGATCTTTTCCCTGGTACTGGCCCTGGCCGCCTCCATGATGCTCCAGGGCGGCCTGGAAACCTTTATCTACTTCATCCTGGGCTGCACCATGGCAACCTGGTGGCTCGAAGACTGCCGGGAAAGAAAAATCATCATCAAAACCGGCGCCAAGTTGGGCTTTCTCAACGCTTTTCTGGCCGTGGTCATCGACCTGTACCTGGGCGTCACATCGTGGAACCAGCTCCCCTTCGATGCAACCGTGGCCTTTTGGGGAGGGGTCGGCGCCGGAATCATCACGGCCGGTATGGCACCGGTGGTGGAAATGCTTTTTCACTACACCACCGACATCACCTTGCTGGAGTTGGCCAATCTGGATCGGCCTATCCTGCGCCGTCTGATGCTCGAGGCGCCGGGCACCTACCACCACAGCGTCGTCGTGGGCAGCCTGGTCGAGGCCGCAGCCACGGAAATCGGCGCCAATCCGATCCTGGCAAAAGTGTGCGGCTACTATCACGACATCGGCAAGCTGAAGCAGCCGCTTTATTTTATCGAAAATCAATCCGACGGCCATAACCGGCACGACAAACTGGCGCCCTCCATGTCCGCCCTGATCCTGATCGCCCATGTTAAAAATGGCGTGGAACTCGCCCGCAAGAACAAACTGGGCCAGGTCATTATCGATGCCATCCAACAGCACCATGGGACCAGTACGATCAGTTACTTTTATGAAAAAGCGAAAAAGGCAAAAGGCGAGGAAGCCGTCAAAATAGATGACTTCCGGTATCCGGGCCCTCGGCCCCAGACCCGGGAAGCCGGCCTGGTGATGCTGGCCGATGTGGTCGAAGCCGCTTCACGCACCCTGGAAAACCCGACGCCATCCCGCATTCAGGGGCTGGTGCAGAACCTGATCAACAAAATTTTCTCCGACGGCCAGTTGGATCATTGCGAACTGACCTTAAAGGACCTTCACCTCATCGCCAACAGTTACAACAAGATATTGAACGGCATCCATCACCACCGCATCGAATACCAGGAAAGTGCCGATACCGCCTCCGAAAAGGGGAAACATGCAAGTACTGATCGAAGACCGTCAAGACCGCCACAAGCTGGCGAAAGAAGATATCCGGACGACCGCAAAGCGCGTATTAAGCGCCTTGGACTACCCTGA
- the mazG gene encoding nucleoside triphosphate pyrophosphohydrolase has product MAKSLNPTGSTSFDRLLALIETLRGENGCPWDRKQTPSTVTRYLIEEVYELVDAVLSGNPDAVCDEAGDVLFQVLFVVHLFSEARHFCIQDVIEKNIQKMVRRHPHVFGNVTAKTPEKVSENWDRIKRSEKSGNQRASLLDSIPAGLPALARAAMVSERAAKTGFDWNDISGVMAKAMEEWEEFSTELAAADGAEGSDTASMEFGDVLFTMVNVARFARIHPETALIRSIQKFEERFRHMEAGAAEAGRDMNDLTFKEMHTLWDEAKGKFY; this is encoded by the coding sequence TTGGCAAAATCGTTAAATCCCACCGGATCCACCTCCTTCGACCGTTTGCTGGCTTTGATCGAGACGTTGCGCGGCGAAAACGGTTGCCCATGGGACAGAAAACAGACGCCATCCACAGTTACCCGCTACCTCATCGAAGAGGTCTACGAACTGGTTGACGCCGTGCTTTCAGGCAACCCGGACGCTGTTTGCGACGAAGCCGGCGATGTCTTGTTTCAGGTTTTGTTTGTCGTCCACCTGTTCAGCGAAGCCCGTCATTTTTGCATTCAGGACGTTATCGAAAAAAATATCCAAAAGATGGTGCGTCGGCATCCCCATGTTTTTGGCAATGTTACCGCCAAAACGCCTGAAAAGGTGAGTGAAAACTGGGATCGGATCAAACGCAGCGAAAAAAGCGGCAACCAGCGGGCATCGTTGCTGGATTCCATCCCCGCTGGCCTGCCCGCCCTTGCAAGGGCGGCGATGGTTTCCGAACGGGCGGCAAAGACGGGTTTCGACTGGAACGACATTTCCGGCGTGATGGCCAAGGCCATGGAAGAGTGGGAAGAATTTTCGACGGAATTGGCTGCCGCGGATGGTGCTGAAGGAAGCGATACGGCTTCCATGGAATTCGGGGACGTTTTGTTTACGATGGTCAATGTGGCCCGATTCGCCCGTATTCACCCGGAAACGGCACTGATCCGGTCGATTCAAAAATTCGAGGAGCGGTTTCGCCACATGGAAGCCGGGGCGGCCGAAGCAGGCCGCGACATGAACGATCTCACCTTCAAGGAAATGCACACGCTCTGGGACGAGGCTAAAGGAAAGTTTTATTAA
- a CDS encoding DVU0524 family FlgM-associated protein, producing the protein MLIQSYQIHNVLNVYRRQLSQSKTNPVGNSGNRDTGSDTVQISMEGKSQSIMKKVADNVLKKITNVEPGFDFGQEMAAKVRSDAGYTSTVEKDSQFVFNTIEGDNRKETRSIAVDDSQVLMDRLNELAKAAVDRKSQ; encoded by the coding sequence ATGTTGATTCAAAGCTACCAAATCCACAACGTCTTAAATGTCTATCGCAGACAGCTAAGTCAATCAAAAACGAATCCGGTAGGCAATAGTGGCAACCGGGATACCGGTTCCGATACGGTTCAGATTTCGATGGAAGGAAAAAGTCAGTCCATTATGAAAAAAGTGGCTGACAACGTCCTTAAAAAAATTACCAACGTGGAACCCGGATTCGATTTTGGCCAGGAAATGGCCGCAAAGGTTCGCTCTGACGCAGGTTATACGTCCACGGTCGAAAAGGACAGCCAATTCGTTTTCAACACGATTGAAGGTGACAACCGTAAGGAAACCCGATCCATTGCCGTTGACGATTCCCAGGTATTGATGGATCGTCTCAACGAACTGGCCAAAGCGGCTGTGGATCGTAAAAGTCAATGA